From a single Solenopsis invicta isolate M01_SB chromosome 4, UNIL_Sinv_3.0, whole genome shotgun sequence genomic region:
- the LOC105195839 gene encoding serine/arginine-rich splicing factor 4, producing the protein MARIKKHQNKPRNQKTKHLRRKPNIPELVYKFLVANEAFDYTNSHIDICRYCDKKKSHDEVLDSSQIIDGSTSYKIRQEGRKNSGKISKLHNVKRCHVSRGLPISYLQRCVNDEDARKATRKYMKKALDFGVESGYLIPSDPAYKILRVSSDLMKSDSSLSRNKINEICNMALSKNRNISTRLNELQVQEQGKRQRRRRRSDRKSRRDSKMRRKSRSRSRSRSRSRIRRGRRSRSRGGGRRRYR; encoded by the exons ATGGCTCGCATAAAGAAACATCAAAATAAACCGCGAAACCAAAAAACGA AGCATCTTCGTCGCAAGCCAAATATTCCCGAGTTAGTTTACAAGTTCCTCGTTGCGAATGAAGCTTTTGACTATACAAATAGTCATATAGATATATGCCGTtattgcgataaaaaaaaaagtcatgaCGAGGTTTTGGATTCTTCGCAAATCATCGACGGAAGCACGAGCTACAAAATAAGGCAAGAAGGGCGTAAGAATAGTggcaaaatttcgaaattgcaCAATGTCAAGCGATGTCACGTCTCCAGAGGCCTACCGATCTCATATCTACAACGCTGCGTGAACGACGAag ATGCGAGAAAGGCAAcaagaaaatatatgaaaaaagcgTTGGACTTTGGTGTCGAGTCCGGTTATCTTATCCCCTCGGATCCTGCGTACAAGATTCTACGCGTGTCCTCCGATTTGATGAAAAGCGACTCGTCTCTCTCAAGAAACAAAATTAACGAGATTTGCAACATGGCTCTCTCTAAGAATCGCAATATTTCGACCAGGCTCAACGAACTTCAAGTGCAAGAGCAAGGGAAAAGGCAAAGAAGACGTCGAAGATCAGATCGAAAATCGAGAAGAGATTCGAAAATGCGTCGTAAAAGCAGAAGCAGAAGCAGAAGCAGAAGCAGAAGCAGAATcagaagaggaagaaggagTAGATCTCGTGGTGGAGGACGTCGAAGATACAGGTAA
- the LOC105195838 gene encoding uncharacterized protein LOC105195838 yields the protein MASSKGKTRDRPAKKRITGRILHSDTRSRVRSAQSKRANIPYKRQPYDSISIPQLVYQLLTIDKYNHGNMIEIIVIEAKCSSSPTRYRRMHKSHERQRHLYETSNRHGIDSESMSMQIPESRPTSIDSLVEATDTANSSAPTSSTNSSVSNVSMEEPNPTTLANSLNSAKALFRKRSLVQLINSYIRAGIEEGKRQAKKYIRKALSLGVRSGYLIPTDRQGNTLRVCPTLDTRSWSWRRADTESRQRRRVARRGEKTRLTTVADRKAMRRGIPRDKSLRNVDNELTSSKGRHGTQPAQSSAKSFNTLENNLRKSSGKSLRERSKLNIFAKKNNKINNTRNNKRGRQRKEDCGNIKKSVKRRTLFSTKRAENVHEPIEESYKNISGRDRDQYNGMIEDNYRAEKRKSISSREDESRIEKQKIEANINDDRIDCRNSDMIESRNIDNDNDKTSGKESVECNMSSTVTREMES from the exons atggcGTCGTCAAAGGGAAAAACAAGAGATCGACCCGCGAAAAAGCGGATAACAGGACGAATATTACATTCCGATACCCGTTCCCGAGTTAGATCGGCACAAAGTAAACGTGCGAACATTCCGTATAAACGACAGCCGTACGATTCCATCAGTATACCTCAATTGGTTTATCAACTTCTCACCATCGATAAATATAATCATGGTAATATGATAGAGATA ATTGTCATAGAAGCGAAATGCTCTTCGTCTCCGACACGCTATAGAAGAATGCACAAGTCTCACGAACGGCAAAGACATTTATACGAAACGTCTAACCGTCACGGAATTGATTCGGAATCCATGTCCATGCAAATACCCGAATCTAGGCCCACGTCTATCGATAGTCTCGTGGAAGCAACGGATACCGCAAATAGCTCAGCACCGACGAGTTCCACGAACAGTAGCGTGTCAAATGTCTCAATGGAAGAACCAAACCCAACCACCCTTGCAAATTCGCTCAATAGCGCTAAAGCGCTTTTCAGAAAAAGATCCTTGGTACAGCTCATTAACAGTTATATCAGAGCTGGCATCGAAGAAG GAAAACGACAGGCCAAAAAGTATATTCGCAAAGCTCTATCTCTCGGTGTGAGATCGGGTTATTTGATCCCGACTGATCGACAAGGTAATACGTTGCGTGTATGTCCGACTCTGGACACACGATCTTGGAGTTGGAGACGGGCCGATACTGAGTCTCGACAAAGACGACGCGTCGCTCGACGAGGGGAAAAGACGCGTTTGACAACTGTCGCCGATCGGAAAGCGATGCGTCGCGGAATTCCGCGAGATAAGTCCCTTCGTAATGTGGATAATGAATTAACGTCGTCAAAAGGAAGACACGGAACGCAACCCGCTCAAAGTTCTGCCAAAAGTTTCAACACGTTggaaaataatttgagaaaatcgTCTGGTAAATCGTTACGCGAGAGAAGCAAGCTAAACATTTTTGCGAAAAAGAACAA caaaattaacAATACGAGGAACAATAAACGAGGACGACAACGAAAAGAAGACTGCGGCAACATCAAGAAATCGGTCAAAAGACGTACGTTATTTTCTACAAAACGCGCTGAGAATGTTCATGAACCAATTgaggaaagttataagaatattAGTGGAAGAGATCGCGACCAGTACAACGGCATGATTGAAGATAATTACAGAGCTGAGAAACGAAAGTCGATATCGAGCCGAGAGGACGAATCCAGGATAGAAAAGCAAAAGATAGAGGCGAATATCAACGATGACAGAATAGATTGCAGAAATTCCGATATGATAGAAAGTAGAAATATCGATAACGACAATGATAAAACATCTGGAAAAGAGAGTGTCGAATGTAATATGAGCAGCACAGTGACGAGAGAAATGGAATCTTGA